In Bacteriovorax stolpii, a single genomic region encodes these proteins:
- the dnaA gene encoding chromosomal replication initiator protein DnaA, with amino-acid sequence MAQDFPSHLIKHFFSIGNETKTNDHFFGQFSPELSPEKGQSSEHQEELNAINQEVLSHLKTIVPELKFKTYFENSLELLEIDSTGATFSVRTAFIKKSADLYKEEIAKALYNVLGTAYEIVITSKDQTADIAPAFGLSGVQIKDDNRPKSMATTKFTLDLTPTRDDLKSRVDAEYIEHMNPNKTGIRVDRSKTFDNFIVGPTNNIAQAAAKAVALTPGKEGKYPSLYIHSNSGLGKTHLLHAVANEIAEKHPSYTICLITARDFMDEMIQLMKTNRINEFVRKYTERIDVLMIDDIHELKNKEGTQDQFFHVFNEMHNKGKQLIFTSDKRPKEIDGISERIKTRLQWGLVVDIQPPDLETRIAILRRKMEALDLYINEDVLTLIASRIKTNIRELEGSLVRLKAVSELMNVEIEVDLVKEQLMLPNSENEKEVTIESVAKATAQYFRVPLADLKSKGRSQDITKARHVAMYLARKVVNAKQQEIGAFFGGRDHSSVIHAVNTISDKVKTDSSLSKDINAIESNL; translated from the coding sequence ATGGCGCAAGACTTCCCGTCTCATCTCATTAAACATTTTTTTTCGATAGGCAATGAGACCAAGACAAATGACCATTTTTTCGGACAATTCTCACCTGAATTGAGCCCGGAAAAGGGTCAATCTTCTGAACATCAAGAAGAGCTAAACGCTATTAATCAGGAGGTTTTAAGCCACCTGAAGACTATCGTTCCAGAACTAAAGTTCAAAACGTATTTCGAGAACTCACTTGAGCTTTTAGAAATCGACAGCACGGGCGCGACCTTTAGCGTACGTACGGCCTTCATTAAGAAGTCAGCCGACTTATATAAAGAAGAAATCGCCAAAGCTCTTTATAATGTTCTGGGAACAGCATACGAGATCGTTATCACATCTAAAGACCAGACAGCAGACATCGCTCCTGCTTTTGGCCTTTCAGGTGTTCAAATTAAAGATGACAATAGACCAAAGTCGATGGCGACAACTAAGTTCACACTGGACTTAACCCCTACTCGCGATGATTTAAAATCGCGCGTGGACGCTGAGTATATTGAGCACATGAACCCGAACAAAACGGGAATCAGAGTTGACCGCTCAAAGACCTTCGATAACTTTATCGTTGGACCTACTAACAATATCGCTCAGGCAGCAGCGAAAGCTGTGGCCCTGACACCAGGTAAAGAAGGAAAATACCCTTCTCTATATATCCACAGCAATTCAGGCCTGGGAAAAACCCACCTCCTGCACGCTGTAGCTAACGAAATCGCAGAAAAACATCCGTCATACACAATCTGTCTAATCACTGCCCGCGATTTTATGGATGAGATGATCCAGTTAATGAAAACGAACCGTATTAATGAGTTCGTAAGAAAGTACACTGAGAGAATCGATGTCCTGATGATCGATGATATCCATGAGTTAAAAAACAAAGAAGGAACTCAAGACCAGTTCTTCCATGTGTTCAATGAAATGCATAATAAAGGAAAGCAGCTGATCTTTACTTCTGATAAGAGACCAAAAGAAATTGATGGTATCTCAGAGCGTATTAAAACACGTCTTCAATGGGGACTTGTCGTTGATATTCAGCCACCTGATTTAGAAACAAGAATTGCGATTCTTCGTCGTAAGATGGAAGCGCTTGACCTTTATATCAACGAAGACGTTTTAACGTTAATTGCTTCAAGAATTAAGACAAATATCAGAGAGCTTGAAGGTTCACTGGTAAGACTTAAGGCTGTCAGCGAGCTGATGAATGTTGAAATCGAAGTTGACCTGGTTAAAGAGCAACTGATGCTTCCTAATAGTGAGAACGAAAAAGAAGTGACGATTGAATCTGTGGCAAAAGCTACAGCTCAATACTTCCGCGTACCACTAGCAGACTTAAAATCTAAAGGAAGAAGCCAGGACATCACAAAAGCACGTCACGTGGCCATGTACCTAGCTAGAAAAGTGGTAAATGCAAAACAACAAGAGATCGGAGCGTTCTTCGGAGGCCGCGATCACTCGTCAGTTATCCATGCGGTTAACACTATTTCTGATAAAGTTAAGACTGACTCTTCTCTTTCAAAAGACATCAACGCCATCGAATCTAATCTCTAA
- the dnaN gene encoding DNA polymerase III subunit beta, with translation MLIKISVHELKETLTKILSVVDKKNTRLILNFIQIQASGNKIEMTATDLEVSAKVTANCIVEKPGTFCVNAKNIFDIVKELPEKELTIELPEGSNNLKLTCGSINFTLLIYTSEEFPHLQFGTNANEFKLNTFQILEMINKTSHAISNDETRLFLSGIYLQEIDGKLRAVATDGFRLALVETELSNNKIEALINGIIIPKKGVAELKKIAEAYPDHQIGISVDESFIYLNANNTYLLAIRLIAKEYLKYQAIIPKKTNNHADIDKNSFLNAVRRIKIMANERSNGVKLIMKEGEMTVAANHPSLGDAFEKFPINYSGKEFEIGFNAKFLMDILSIFGDEDIRMEFNNELSPAVIRSTKNQNYLCIVMPLKL, from the coding sequence ATGTTAATTAAAATTTCAGTTCATGAATTAAAAGAGACTCTTACTAAAATCCTTTCAGTAGTAGATAAAAAAAATACTCGTTTAATACTAAATTTCATTCAAATCCAAGCTAGCGGCAATAAGATCGAAATGACTGCTACAGATTTAGAAGTATCAGCAAAAGTTACAGCTAACTGTATTGTGGAAAAACCAGGTACATTTTGTGTAAATGCTAAAAATATATTTGATATCGTAAAAGAACTTCCAGAGAAAGAATTAACAATTGAACTTCCAGAAGGATCAAATAACTTAAAGCTTACATGTGGATCTATTAACTTCACACTTCTAATCTATACAAGCGAAGAATTCCCTCACCTTCAATTTGGAACAAATGCTAATGAATTTAAACTGAACACTTTCCAGATCCTGGAGATGATCAATAAAACTTCACATGCTATTTCAAATGATGAAACAAGACTTTTCTTAAGTGGTATCTATCTTCAAGAGATCGATGGAAAACTTAGAGCAGTAGCGACTGATGGATTCAGACTTGCTTTAGTAGAGACAGAACTTTCTAACAATAAGATTGAAGCGCTTATTAACGGGATCATCATTCCTAAGAAAGGTGTAGCTGAGCTTAAGAAAATTGCTGAAGCTTACCCAGATCACCAGATTGGGATCTCAGTTGATGAATCATTTATTTATTTGAACGCTAATAATACTTATTTATTAGCTATTAGATTAATTGCGAAAGAATACTTAAAGTACCAAGCAATTATTCCTAAGAAAACAAACAACCACGCTGATATCGACAAGAACTCTTTCTTAAATGCTGTAAGACGTATCAAGATTATGGCCAATGAAAGATCAAATGGTGTGAAGCTAATCATGAAAGAAGGTGAAATGACGGTTGCTGCCAACCACCCTTCTCTTGGTGATGCTTTTGAAAAGTTCCCGATTAACTACTCTGGAAAAGAATTTGAAATCGGCTTCAATGCTAAATTCTTAATGGATATTCTTTCAATCTTTGGTGATGAAGATATTAGAATGGAATTTAACAATGAGCTTTCACCAGCTGTTATCAGATCGACAAAAAATCAAAACTATCTGTGTATCGTAATGCCGCTTAAATTATAG
- the recF gene encoding DNA replication/repair protein RecF (All proteins in this family for which functions are known are DNA-binding proteins that assist the filamentation of RecA onto DNA for the initiation of recombination or recombinational repair.), with product MSTYKISKLQVTNFRNLNPDIITFSSGINCILGENGNGKTNILEAINVLATKKSFRKNTSFPQFLSIDGGKPEIIFSSVVENGDKEVMSYTSKMTNENVLWFLDGAPVKKRLDIKVVFINPFDSYGFHNSASDRREWIDYFLSQLDDQYKKQLARYTIALRFRNTLLSKKPSRFKEQILASDSELAQLSHFLTNKRVEFLEALEPLIGETFQALFSERHSLKINLDSRIIGMSVENIQKLFANNLESDCERGHTSYGPHKDDYVLLFDGLNSFDFCSLGQQKMSYLSLLFAYIELFRYKYMSYPIVLIDDVSGELDQHRWRRLVEYLEKREFQVLITTANEKFKEELDRISGANNIHIRNGSIIH from the coding sequence ATGAGCACGTATAAAATTTCTAAATTACAAGTTACAAACTTTAGAAATTTAAATCCAGACATCATTACGTTTTCATCAGGGATCAATTGTATTCTTGGTGAGAACGGAAATGGCAAAACAAATATCTTAGAAGCTATCAACGTTCTCGCCACAAAAAAATCTTTCCGTAAAAATACGAGTTTTCCACAATTTTTGAGTATTGATGGTGGAAAACCTGAGATTATATTTTCTTCTGTAGTTGAAAATGGCGACAAAGAAGTTATGAGCTACACCTCTAAAATGACCAATGAGAATGTTCTTTGGTTTTTAGATGGAGCTCCGGTAAAAAAACGCTTAGACATCAAAGTGGTTTTTATCAATCCGTTTGATTCGTATGGATTTCACAATAGCGCCAGCGATCGCCGTGAGTGGATTGATTACTTTTTAAGCCAGCTTGATGACCAATATAAAAAGCAACTGGCCCGTTATACAATTGCCCTTAGATTCAGAAATACCCTGCTTTCCAAAAAACCAAGCCGTTTTAAAGAGCAAATTTTGGCTTCTGATTCCGAGCTTGCCCAACTATCGCATTTTCTCACAAACAAGCGCGTAGAGTTCCTGGAGGCCTTAGAACCGCTTATTGGCGAGACCTTTCAAGCGCTTTTTTCTGAACGCCACAGTTTAAAAATAAATTTAGATTCGCGCATAATTGGAATGTCGGTGGAAAACATTCAAAAATTATTCGCCAACAACTTGGAATCTGATTGCGAAAGAGGACACACTTCTTACGGTCCACATAAAGATGACTATGTGCTTCTTTTTGACGGTTTAAATTCGTTTGATTTTTGTTCTTTAGGCCAGCAAAAGATGAGTTATTTAAGCCTCTTATTTGCCTATATAGAGCTTTTTCGGTATAAATATATGTCCTATCCAATAGTGCTAATTGACGACGTTTCTGGCGAGCTTGATCAGCATCGATGGCGTAGGCTAGTTGAGTATTTAGAAAAACGAGAATTTCAAGTTTTGATAACTACTGCCAACGAAAAATTTAAGGAAGAATTAGACCGAATTAGCGGCGCCAACAACATCCACATCAGGAATGGTTCCATAATTCACTAA
- the gyrB gene encoding DNA topoisomerase (ATP-hydrolyzing) subunit B — MENNQSESISKVNTEYGSNQIKVLEGLDAVRKRPGMYIGDTGIRGLHHCVYEIVDNSVDEALAGYCTDINVVIHIDNSVTVVDNGRGIPTDIHPTEGISGAELAYTKLHAGGKFNEDGGAYKVSGGLHGVGAAVVNALSKWVKLEIKKYGKLHELNFDHGKATDKIKEIGVLENPKETGTKVTFKPDNEIFEFHEFNYDTLANRFREMAFLNRGLKISLKDERSEKSDLFYFEGGISEFVNYLNRAKTAIHKKVIYFVQTKDDYEAEIAMQWTDSYNEVITSYANNISTPEGGTHVSGFKTALTRVLNNYAKDNNLLKNIKIALTGDDMREGLTAVVSVKLKEPQFEGQTKSKLGNSEVEGIVNSLVGESFKTFLEENPEIGKMVIKKSVDAAAAREAARRARELTRRKNVLEFSGLPGKMADCQESDPAQCELYIVEGDSAGGSAKQGRDRRVQAVLPLKGKILNVEKARYEKMLASEEIKNLIQALGTGVGKDTFNIAKLRYHKIVIMTDADVDGSHIRTLLLTLLYRQFPELIEQGYIYIAQPPLYKYKKGKMETYLKDDKRLEEYLINNATDDSKISINGELVSGDSAKQLINKESMYRKTLSYYDTHYDSDLLRRLIEDGMLRAEDMSDKAKVEAEAKRLTDFFKPLETETLKQYSITVEEDYDTKTFSLRLNIKTASRTKRFKISPGFLRSPEFADLVNSFDGIKKYSKATFKIEREKDTREFASLTAFSEFVIADGKQGAYIQRYKGLGEMNPEQLWETTMNPSNRTLLQVRIEDTLEADQVFTVLMGDQVEPRRKFVEENALNARNLDV; from the coding sequence TTGGAAAACAATCAATCCGAATCAATCTCAAAAGTAAACACTGAGTATGGATCAAACCAGATTAAAGTTCTTGAAGGACTTGATGCCGTAAGAAAGCGTCCTGGTATGTACATTGGTGATACTGGTATCCGTGGTCTTCACCACTGCGTGTACGAAATTGTTGATAACTCTGTAGATGAGGCCCTTGCTGGTTATTGTACAGACATCAACGTTGTTATTCACATCGATAACTCAGTTACCGTTGTTGATAACGGCCGTGGGATCCCTACTGACATTCACCCTACAGAGGGAATTTCAGGAGCGGAACTTGCGTATACAAAACTTCACGCCGGTGGAAAGTTCAACGAAGACGGAGGAGCTTACAAAGTTTCTGGTGGTCTTCACGGTGTAGGTGCTGCGGTAGTAAATGCCCTTTCAAAATGGGTAAAACTAGAGATTAAAAAATACGGAAAGCTTCACGAATTAAATTTTGATCACGGTAAAGCGACTGACAAAATTAAAGAAATCGGTGTGCTTGAAAATCCAAAAGAAACTGGAACGAAAGTTACTTTCAAACCAGATAACGAAATTTTCGAATTCCACGAATTCAACTACGATACACTGGCTAACCGTTTCCGCGAGATGGCCTTCTTAAATCGTGGTCTTAAAATTTCTCTTAAAGACGAACGTTCAGAAAAATCAGATCTATTCTATTTCGAAGGTGGGATTTCTGAATTCGTAAATTACCTAAACAGAGCTAAAACAGCGATTCATAAAAAAGTAATCTATTTCGTGCAGACAAAAGACGATTACGAAGCAGAAATTGCTATGCAATGGACTGACTCGTACAACGAAGTCATCACTTCATACGCTAACAACATCTCGACTCCAGAAGGTGGTACACACGTTTCTGGATTTAAGACAGCTCTTACTCGTGTACTTAATAACTACGCCAAAGATAATAACCTTCTAAAAAACATCAAAATCGCTCTTACGGGTGATGATATGAGAGAAGGTTTAACTGCTGTTGTTTCAGTGAAACTAAAAGAGCCACAATTTGAAGGTCAGACGAAATCAAAACTTGGTAACTCGGAAGTTGAAGGGATTGTTAACTCACTTGTGGGTGAATCTTTCAAAACTTTCCTGGAAGAAAACCCAGAAATTGGGAAAATGGTTATCAAAAAATCTGTGGATGCCGCTGCTGCTCGCGAAGCTGCAAGGCGTGCACGTGAACTTACTCGTCGTAAAAACGTTCTAGAATTCTCTGGTCTTCCAGGGAAAATGGCAGACTGTCAGGAATCAGATCCTGCTCAGTGTGAACTATACATCGTAGAAGGGGACTCTGCGGGCGGATCGGCAAAACAAGGTCGCGATCGCAGAGTACAAGCTGTTCTTCCGCTAAAAGGTAAAATTCTTAACGTTGAAAAAGCTCGTTATGAAAAAATGCTGGCTTCAGAAGAGATTAAAAACCTGATTCAGGCCCTAGGGACTGGTGTTGGGAAAGACACGTTTAACATTGCGAAACTTAGATACCACAAAATCGTTATCATGACCGATGCCGACGTCGATGGATCGCACATTAGAACTCTTCTTCTTACTCTACTCTACCGTCAATTCCCGGAGCTTATTGAGCAAGGGTATATCTACATCGCTCAACCACCTCTTTATAAATACAAAAAAGGGAAAATGGAGACGTACTTAAAAGACGATAAACGCCTTGAAGAGTACCTGATTAACAATGCAACTGATGATTCAAAAATTAGTATCAATGGAGAACTAGTTTCTGGAGATTCAGCTAAGCAGTTAATCAACAAAGAAAGCATGTACAGAAAAACTCTTTCTTACTACGACACTCACTATGATTCAGACCTTTTAAGAAGACTGATTGAAGATGGGATGCTTAGAGCTGAAGACATGAGCGATAAAGCAAAAGTTGAAGCTGAAGCTAAGAGACTTACTGATTTCTTCAAGCCGCTTGAGACTGAAACACTAAAGCAGTACTCAATTACAGTTGAAGAAGACTATGACACAAAAACTTTCTCTCTGCGCTTGAACATCAAAACAGCTTCAAGAACAAAGAGATTCAAAATCAGCCCGGGCTTCTTAAGATCGCCGGAATTTGCTGATTTAGTTAACAGCTTTGACGGTATTAAAAAATACAGCAAAGCGACTTTTAAAATTGAACGTGAAAAAGACACAAGAGAGTTCGCATCACTGACGGCATTCTCTGAATTTGTTATCGCGGATGGGAAACAAGGTGCATACATTCAGCGTTACAAGGGACTAGGAGAAATGAACCCAGAGCAACTTTGGGAAACAACTATGAACCCTTCTAACAGAACACTTCTACAAGTAAGAATCGAAGATACGCTTGAAGCGGATCAGGTCTTTACAGTTCTAATGGGAGACCAGGTAGAACCAAGAAGAAAGTTCGTTGAAGAAAACGCACTGAATGCTAGAAACCTTGATGTGTAA
- the gyrA gene encoding DNA gyrase subunit A encodes MSEENNNNTINHGNISPVVIQDEMKSCYLDYAMSVIVGRALPDVRDGMKPVHRRVLYAMDSLNNYHNKPFLKSARVVGDIIGKYHPHGDSAVYGAIVRLAQDFSMRYPLVDGQGNFGSIDGDNAAAMRYTEIRMKKLSEEMLADLDKETVDWNPNYDDSLVEPSVLPTKIPNLLINGSSGIAVGMATNIPPHNLSEIMNGLLLLIDQPTASIEDLMRIIPGPDFPTAGTIHGTEGIRSAYHTGKGVLQIRAKIDVEHNAKKDRDSIVITELPYQVNKAKLIERIAELVNEKELTGISDIRDESSREGIRVVIDLKKGEIATVIINKLYKATPLQTSFGIIFLSIVNGSPRILNIKEQLLFFIDHRREIVIRRTVYELKKAKERAHILEGLKIAVENIDAIVELVKKSEGPHQAKAQLMSVYSLSDIQAQAILDMRLQRLTGLERDKIIKDYNDIMREIARLEEILGNENLITDIIRTEFREVLENYGDKRRTEIIAKADEIQMEDLVKNEDVIVTITHKGYVKRMQMDTYRTQKRGGTGVKGADGADDDFYTSIFIANTHSTLFVFTDKGQVFSIKVYNIPEGNRTTKGRNIVNLIQLPPGETVKNIMIAPSDVEGKFLMIATERGIVKKSELSEYKNIRQSGLTAIKIVDGDNLLSVKITDGKKDVLLCSSSGKIIRFAETDARPLGRVSQGVKGIELSDDEKIIGMEIIDDSVEILSVTSQGYGKRTSVSEYRKQSRGGKGILAMRLNEKNGDIIDIKPVTDKDDLMIISDKGQVIRTKISGISLMGRTTQGVRLIKLKEGESVVAVEKIVDPDEDIEVVEGAASAGTPSEGGGNETPPAATEE; translated from the coding sequence ATGTCAGAAGAAAACAACAATAACACAATTAACCACGGAAATATTTCTCCGGTGGTCATTCAAGATGAGATGAAGAGCTGCTATCTCGATTACGCAATGTCGGTAATCGTTGGCCGTGCCCTTCCTGACGTTCGCGACGGGATGAAGCCGGTACATAGACGTGTTCTTTACGCTATGGACTCACTAAATAACTACCACAACAAGCCATTCCTAAAGTCTGCGCGTGTTGTTGGGGATATTATCGGTAAGTATCACCCACACGGTGACTCTGCTGTTTACGGTGCTATCGTTCGTCTAGCTCAGGATTTCTCAATGAGATACCCACTGGTAGACGGGCAAGGGAACTTCGGATCGATCGACGGAGATAATGCGGCGGCGATGAGGTATACCGAGATCAGAATGAAGAAGCTTTCGGAAGAAATGCTTGCTGATCTTGATAAAGAAACTGTTGATTGGAATCCGAACTACGATGACTCGCTAGTTGAGCCAAGTGTTCTTCCAACAAAAATTCCTAATCTTTTAATCAACGGGTCTTCTGGTATCGCTGTAGGGATGGCAACAAACATTCCTCCGCACAACTTATCAGAAATCATGAATGGTCTTCTTCTTTTAATTGATCAGCCAACAGCTTCAATTGAAGATTTAATGAGAATTATTCCAGGACCGGACTTCCCTACTGCTGGTACAATTCACGGAACAGAAGGGATTCGCTCAGCTTACCACACAGGTAAGGGTGTTCTGCAAATCAGAGCAAAAATCGACGTTGAACATAACGCTAAAAAAGACCGCGATTCAATCGTTATCACTGAACTTCCTTACCAAGTTAACAAAGCTAAGCTTATTGAAAGAATTGCTGAACTTGTTAACGAAAAAGAACTTACAGGTATCTCAGATATCCGTGATGAGTCTTCGCGCGAAGGGATCAGAGTTGTTATCGACCTTAAAAAAGGTGAAATCGCGACAGTTATCATTAATAAACTTTATAAGGCGACTCCGCTTCAAACATCGTTTGGTATTATCTTCCTTTCGATTGTTAACGGATCTCCTCGTATCCTGAATATTAAAGAGCAACTTCTTTTCTTCATCGACCACAGAAGAGAAATTGTTATCAGAAGAACAGTTTACGAGCTGAAAAAAGCAAAAGAACGCGCACATATCCTTGAAGGTTTAAAGATCGCTGTTGAAAACATCGATGCGATTGTTGAACTTGTTAAGAAATCTGAAGGTCCTCATCAAGCTAAAGCTCAGTTAATGAGCGTTTACTCTCTATCTGATATTCAAGCGCAAGCTATTCTAGATATGAGACTACAGCGTTTAACTGGTCTTGAGCGCGATAAGATCATCAAAGACTACAACGACATCATGAGAGAGATTGCTCGCCTTGAAGAAATTCTTGGAAATGAAAATCTGATCACAGATATCATCCGTACAGAATTCAGAGAAGTTCTGGAAAACTACGGTGATAAGAGAAGAACTGAAATCATCGCAAAAGCTGATGAAATTCAGATGGAAGACCTGGTTAAGAATGAAGATGTTATCGTAACAATCACTCACAAAGGTTACGTAAAACGTATGCAGATGGACACTTACCGCACACAAAAACGTGGTGGAACAGGTGTAAAAGGTGCTGACGGAGCGGATGACGACTTCTACACATCTATCTTCATTGCTAACACTCACTCGACTCTCTTTGTCTTCACAGATAAAGGACAAGTGTTCTCGATTAAGGTATACAACATCCCAGAAGGAAACCGTACAACAAAAGGACGTAACATTGTTAACTTAATTCAATTACCACCAGGTGAGACAGTTAAGAACATCATGATTGCTCCAAGTGACGTTGAAGGAAAATTCCTAATGATCGCTACAGAGCGCGGTATTGTTAAGAAGTCAGAGCTTTCTGAGTACAAAAATATCCGCCAATCTGGATTAACGGCCATTAAGATCGTAGACGGCGACAACCTTCTATCTGTAAAAATCACAGATGGGAAAAAAGACGTTCTTCTATGTTCTTCTTCAGGAAAAATCATCCGTTTTGCTGAAACAGATGCTCGTCCATTAGGGCGCGTTTCTCAAGGGGTAAAAGGAATTGAGCTTTCTGACGATGAAAAAATCATCGGTATGGAAATCATCGATGACTCAGTAGAAATCCTATCTGTTACATCTCAAGGTTACGGAAAACGTACTTCAGTATCTGAGTACAGAAAACAATCTCGCGGTGGTAAAGGTATCCTGGCGATGAGACTGAACGAAAAGAACGGTGACATCATCGACATTAAACCAGTTACAGATAAAGACGATCTAATGATCATCTCTGATAAAGGACAGGTCATCAGAACGAAAATTTCTGGTATCTCTCTAATGGGTAGAACGACTCAAGGTGTGCGTCTGATCAAGCTTAAAGAAGGTGAATCAGTAGTAGCAGTAGAGAAAATCGTGGATCCTGATGAGGATATCGAAGTAGTAGAAGGAGCGGCATCAGCTGGAACACCTTCGGAAGGCGGAGGAAATGAAACTCCACCGGCCGCTACTGAAGAATAG
- a CDS encoding YciI family protein, which yields MFIIELTYKKDMSFVEKHLEAHRSFLDDYYAKGVLVASGPKNPRDGGIILAREMDRAELEKILAQDPFWKEGVADFKITDFAVTKRSANFNY from the coding sequence ATGTTTATTATTGAACTGACTTATAAAAAAGACATGAGCTTCGTGGAAAAGCACCTCGAAGCTCATCGCTCTTTTCTCGACGATTACTATGCCAAGGGCGTTTTGGTGGCCTCTGGCCCTAAGAACCCACGCGATGGCGGAATTATTTTAGCTCGTGAAATGGATAGAGCTGAATTGGAAAAAATCCTGGCCCAAGACCCATTTTGGAAAGAAGGTGTGGCCGATTTTAAGATTACGGATTTTGCCGTCACAAAAAGGTCAGCAAATTTTAATTACTAG
- a CDS encoding tetratricopeptide repeat protein codes for MKKIFPRFLFKVFIMAATLVFTSCDFTPPINRKIIDAQNYITEQEYAKAAYLYEDILKSNPAQDLRLKICYQLGELYSIYLGQYKKSVYYYNEVKELTEDPLWLIKTEEKLADVNFNYLKNYKDAIKNYTRLSQFTPKLKNFDFFQLQIALSYFYLNDKDAALSQLTKIQSDPNHEYFIRSFYYVGLIYFEQKDFNKALYVWLEYLKRETKKEYIVQAKFMVANAYESTENLKMAYDIYYSIANDYPNPDVIQNRLNSLYQRRVSRRR; via the coding sequence ATGAAGAAGATCTTTCCAAGGTTCCTATTCAAAGTTTTCATTATGGCAGCCACGCTGGTGTTTACCTCGTGCGACTTCACTCCCCCAATTAACCGCAAAATCATTGATGCACAAAACTACATCACAGAGCAAGAGTATGCTAAAGCAGCTTATCTCTACGAAGATATTTTAAAGAGCAACCCTGCTCAGGATTTAAGACTTAAAATCTGCTACCAGTTAGGAGAGCTCTACTCTATCTACCTGGGCCAGTATAAAAAATCGGTTTATTACTACAACGAAGTTAAAGAGCTAACAGAAGATCCACTTTGGTTGATTAAAACTGAAGAAAAACTAGCTGATGTAAACTTCAATTACTTAAAGAACTATAAAGACGCGATTAAAAACTACACCCGCCTCTCGCAATTTACACCGAAGCTAAAAAACTTCGATTTCTTCCAGCTACAAATTGCCCTTTCTTATTTTTATCTCAACGATAAAGACGCCGCTCTTTCTCAGCTGACAAAAATTCAGTCTGACCCGAACCATGAGTACTTTATTCGTTCTTTTTATTACGTAGGTCTGATCTATTTTGAGCAGAAAGATTTCAACAAGGCCCTATACGTGTGGCTTGAGTATTTAAAGCGTGAAACGAAAAAAGAATATATCGTTCAGGCGAAATTCATGGTCGCCAATGCTTATGAATCGACTGAGAACCTGAAGATGGCCTACGATATTTATTATTCAATCGCTAATGATTACCCGAATCCGGATGTTATTCAAAACAGGCTCAACTCGCTTTATCAGAGAAGAGTTTCTAGAAGGCGCTAA